CCGATGTTCCTAAACCTAAGCATCGGACCACAAGATTTATATCGTCAAGCTGAGCCTTAGTATGACTTACTTTTCAAGGTGGGTGCGTAAGATGGTTTCAAAAGGGACTATTAGGATAAAGACCGGCCTTGCCGAAATGCTCAAAGGCGGGGTGATTATGGATGTTGTCAATGTGGAACATTCAAAAATCGCCCAGGATGCAGGGGCAGTTTCAGTCATGGCCTTAGAGCGGGTTCCTGCAGACATTAGGGCGCACGGCGGGGTTGCAAGGATGTCTGACCCGTCTATGATTCTTGCCATAAAAAAAGCCGTAACAATTCCGGTTATGGCAAAATGCAGGATTGGACATTTTGTCGAGGCACAGATTCTCGAGCAGCTTGGTATTGATTTTATTGATGAATCCGAGGTTCTCACACCGGCGGATTCGCAGTTTCATGTTGACAAGTGGGCATTCAAAGTCCCTTTTGTATGTGGCTGCAGGAACCTTGGTGAGGCTTTAAGGCGGATTAATGAAGGTGCGGCCATGATTCGAACAAAAGGGGAGGCTGGGACAGGCAACATTGTCGAGGCAATTAGGCACATAAGAGCGGTTAAAAACGAGATAGAAATTTTGAAAGGCCAAAGCGAAAAGGAACTTGCCCGAAGTGCAAACCAGATGAGGGTTCCAGTTGAGCTTGTCAGCAAAACAAAGGAGCTTGGACGGCTGCCTGTTGTTAATTTTGCCGCAGGGGGCATTGCCACTCCAGCTGATGCGGCCCTGTGCATGCAACTGGGCTGCGATGGCGTTTTTGTCGGAAGCGGCATATTCAAGTCAAATAACCCGCCCAAGCTTGCACGGGCCATTGTAGATGCTGTTGCCCACTATAATGACAAAAAGCGGCTTTTAGAGGCCTCCAAAGACTTAGGCGAACCGATGAGAGGCCTTGAAATTTCAAGCATCCCGGAAGGGCAACTTCTTGCAAAAAGGGGAGTTTGAAAAAAAGAAATTAATCAATAATCAAAAAATAGGGTCACACGATGCGACGAACCATGCACTTAAGTGCTGGGCATGCCTGCACATGTGATTACTGCGCCCCGTAAAAACGTCTGAAGGCCGTGAGCATGGCCTCTAGGAGATTATTTAATGTTATATTGAGTTTAAGCAGCATGCAAAAAATCAGAAAGACAGGTGGGTTTGCCAGCAAGTCCTCTCTTAAGCTAGGTGTTTTGGCATTGCAAGGCGATGTCAAGGAGCACCTGGATGCGTGCAGGAATGCCGCAAAAGGCCTTGGTGTTGAATTAGAATTGGTTGAAGCCAGGGCCGAAAAAGATTTGGGCGGGCTTGATGGCCTAATCATCCCTGGCGGCGAATCAACGGTTTTTTGGAAGCTTCTTGAGCGAGAAAATATGCTTGATGCTGTTTGTGGCGTCCCGAATATTTTTGGGACATGCGCAGGGCTAATCTTGCTGAGTAAAAAGATTGAAGGCAGCGCAGCCGGCCAAAAATCGCTTGGATTGCTGGACATTTCAGTAAAAAGAAATGCTTATGGCCCGCAGGGAGAGTCGTTTGAGGCGGATGTTGCCTGCAACATAACGGATATTACTAAAGATTGCAAAGGCAAAGTGCACAAAGTTGCTTTCATCAGGGCCCCGCAGATAACCTGGGTGGGTGCCGAGGTCATTGCACTTGCAAGGCTTGATAAACGGGTAGTGGGTGTATATTCTGAGAAAACAGAGGGCTTGTCAAAGAGGTTTTTCATGGGCCTTGCGTTTCACCCGGAAATTACGGGCACAACTTATTTTCACGGGCTATTTATGGAAAAGATGCTTGAGAACAGAGGCATGTAAAATAAAAAAGCAGGGTACTATGTTTTTCCGGACAGGCAAGCTTGGCAAATGCCGTTTTTTGAATGGCTTTGGCAACACGGCTTTCCGCATAGGATGCAAAATGAGTAAACTGGTTTTGAACAGACAATGCAAAGGCCGCTTGACTGCATGAACTTATTTTGGCAATAGCATATAAAAAAGATTTCAGATTCCTGGATGGTGAAAAACTGCATCCGCATTCCCGATTTTGCTTGGCTGCGAAAGCTTTGGGCTTAGTGGAAAAAAAGCAACCACGTCGCGGCAAACATGATGGCGACCCCAAGCAGCCTCTCCTTCAAATTCTCCTTGAATTCCCTCTCTGCAAGGAACAACGTGATTACGGTTCCAAGAATGGAGGCAGGTTCCGCAATGCTTATTTCTATTGCGGTAAAGGCAAAAAGAAGGCACATGTAAGAATACGCATTCACTGCACCGCTTATGATTGCAAGCTTGGACCTTTCAACAAGAAGCTTTTTTGCCAGATGGACCTTTTTCCTTAGGATAAGCGCTAAAAGCAAAAACAGCGCCATTCCAAGCATTGTAAAAAAAGAATAGAACATTGGGTTGACATTTTTCACAACAAACCCGTCCATAATACGGCCGATTGCAATAAATAGCGATGCAGCAAGCATAAACTGACGGGCGCGTATGGTAAGAAGCGATTTAAGCGATGCGATGATGCTATTTCTGCGGCTTAAAAACGAGGACCCATAGACGAGAAGCAGCATGCCTGCAACTTTGAAAAAAGACAGTGGCTCCCCAAGGAAAACGAATGCAAGGACAAGAAGGAAGAACAGGTTGAAATTGTAAAGGGGGCTTACAAGCGAGACTTCGCCTTCGGACAGGGATTTGACATAAAGCCAAACGCCGGCACCGTAAAACAGGCTTGTGGCGGCTGCAAAATAAACGAAATCAAACGAGTGCGGGGCAGGTGCAAGGAAAGCAAATGGGAGAAGGAAAATGGCCGCTATGCCAAAAAATAGGAATGCCGTTGCGTTACTGTCCTACGAATCGCCAAGCTTTTTGACGATTATGCGCTCGTACCCAAGAAGCACGATGCGACCAATAAGGGCCAGGTATTCAAGCATGGATCCGCTGCTCCAGGATTAAGACATAGAGGCAACCGACTGGCTAAACCAGGATGCCATATCCGCAAAGCCGCCAGCGCTGGCCAATCCTGCGCGAAAGTGCCAATTTTGACTTGGGGCTTGCGCAAATGGGCCTTTTTAGCTTGAGGTAAAGCCTGTTGGCCTTTGTCTTTAACACAAGCCCGATTGTGGTTGCTGTTCCAACCGAGAGGACTACTGGGTCATTAGGCTTGAATGGAACATTCTCAAACTCGGTTCTTTTAAGCAGAGAAGGCTCCACTTCTATCTCAGATTTGACATCGGGAAGGCTTCCTGGATGCCCGACCAGGTTGCCGACAAGTGTGTCTGATTTTGTTATTGAAGGGTCGAGAGTTGTGCCAATTCCGATAAGGCCGCCTGGACCGACTGACTGCACAGACTCCTCCGAGCAATGGAGCTCGGACACACTTAGTATCACCGGTTCAACGGATTCAGAATCCTTGAGCTTTTTTGTGATTCCAGGCCTAAGCTCTATTGTGTCGCCCACCTTTAGGGACCCCTGAATAAGCGAGCCGCCTATGACACCGCCTTTGATTGATTCAATGCTTGAACCTGGCTTGTTGATGTCAAATGAGCGTGTTACATACATGAGAGGCTTTGCGGCCTGGCTTCTTTTAGGGGTTTTTACATATTCCTCAATTGCTTCAATAACCGAGTCCAAATTAACATTATTATTTGCAGAAATCGGTATTACTGGGGCGTTTTGGGCAACAGTGCCTTTGGTGAAGTTTTTTATTTGCTTGTAGTTTTCCATGGCCTTTTCTTTTGATACTAGGTCAACTTTATTTTGGATTATCACTATGTTTTTTATTCCTAGGATTTCGATAACGCTCATGTGCTCTGCCGTCTGTGGCTGCGGACAATGCTCGTTTGCTGCAATCACAAGAATTGCCCCGTCAATGATGCTTGAGGCGGATATTGCAGTTGTCATAAGCGTTTCATGCCCTGGCGCATCAAGGAACGACACCCTTCTCAAAAGCTTGCTTTTTGATTTGCAGGAAGGGCACTCCTCCTTGGCGCTAAACACCGCAGGTTTGCACTTGAGGCACTTGTAGAAGGAGGCGTCTGCATAGCCAATCTTGATTGTTATGCCTCGCTTTAGCTCTTCAGAGTGCGTGTCAGTCCACTTGCCAGTAAGCATGCGCGTAAGGCTTGTCTTGCCATGGTCCACATGGCCAAGCATTCCGATATTCACTTCTGCTTGCAATAAATCGCCTTTGCAATTATCCTGATGGCAATGGCGCACTTTGGCACATGCCGCGCTTCCTTTTACTTCTTTTCCTTTTTCTCCTCCTTTTTCTCTGCTTTCGGGAATGTGGTTTCAAGCGGCGTTGCGCCAGCTGCCTTCACTTTGGTATTAATCTGGACGATTTGGGAATCCACAGTATTTCCGTGGACCGTTTTCCTTGACCTCTGGCCTTTGTGGCTTGGCCTAAACCCGGGCCCTTGCGTAAGCACAATTCTTGCCCTTCTGCCGCCGCTGACATCATTCCTCATCGGAAAACCTGAAATGTCAGAACCGCCGGTTATTTCAAGGGTATAGCCTGCGGCCCCGATTATGCCGCCCTCTATTTCATCGCCTATTTTTTTTCCGTATAGCTGGGGCTCCTTGTCTTTTGCAAGCTCTGCCTGGTAGGACTTTCCGCTTTTCTCGCTTATCACTATTTTCATGTTAACACCCGAGCCGATGTTTCAGACTCAGCAATTTATTTTTTCTCAGTCTTTGAAGAAAGAGGATTTAATATTCCACATTTTGATTTATAAAACTTGGGTTGTTAGAGCTTTGCCAAAATAAAGAAAAATAGTGGCAGGGTGCCCATCCCTGCCAATGCCTTTTCAAAGTTCCTAAAAGCCAAATAGAGCTGCGATTGCCTTGGCATCAAGCGTTTTTGCAATTCCAGCAACCCCTGCCTGGACAACAAAGGATACGGAAAACAGCACCGATGCCATCAGTATCGCCACAGCCACGTTGCCATTGTTGATTTCCTTCCATTCGTCTATCTCCTTTGTTATCTTGTCAAGGATTATGATGGCAAGGTAAATGGCTATTATCGCAACAACGACGCCAATTACTAGGTTGACGATTCCTATTCCAAAAGCAAGCAACAGCGCGACTGTTGTCATGCCCGGGGTTATTGAGCCAGTCAGGGACCAAATGCCCGACTGGACAACGTTCGCGATGGAGAGAATTACTGCGCCAAGAAGTATGCCCACCGCCACATTTCCCTTTTTGAGTTCTTTCATTTCATCTGTCCTTTTGGTTATCTTGTCAAAGGTCTTCAGGCCCAGATATATGGATGCCATTGAAATTACAAGCCCGATGACAAGCTGCAATATTCCCAGAACTACGCCTGTTGAAATCTCGGTTATTCCTCCCACCGTATCACCTTCCAATCTGCATATTGCTTAAACTAGAACTAAACAAAGTGGCTAGTAATATTTTGCTTCCCCTTTAAATACTTCACTGAAAAATACGGGCCTGTTTTCCCATTCCTAATCTTTTTTTAGCTTGAGTATGGCCTGTGCCATGTCGCCGCCTGATTCTAAAAGCGCTTCCCTGGCCTGTTTTTCGCTTGCGCCAGTCTGTTCCATAACAAGCTGCAGGTCCTGCTGCGATATGCTTGCCTCCCTTAAGACAGTTCCTGCTATCTGGTAGGAGGTTTGTCCCTGCATTACGATTTGTGTAACCTGGGGGTTGGTTATTATGATGTTCTCCCCCTCGCATTCAATGAGGACTTTTTTTGCAGCTATTTCCTTGTTTTCAATGCCCATCTGCTGCATCATTTTTTTAACGGACTTGGGGTCAAAGCCCATCATAGCGCCCACCTGCCTGTCTGCCCTACCTGCCTCTCAGTCCTTTTTCTTGGCTTGGATGGTTTGGGTTTTGTGTATCTCGATTTTCTTTATTGGCGAAACTTTTTTTATCCTTGAATATATCTTTTGGGAAAGTTTCCCAAACAGTATATCCTGGACAAACTGGTTGAAATCAGCGTTTGCAGCATAGGACTTGACTTCTTCCTGTATCATTGCCCTCAACGAGGATTTGGCCCTGTCCGAAACCCGGACGGCAGTGACTACTGTTGATTTTACCCTGATTTTCCGCCCGTCCTTGGTTGCCACGTCGGCAACATTATTGATTACAGACCTGCGCCTTCTGGCAAGCGTGCGAATGTAGGCAGGAGCAAGCTCGTGGCCGACATATTCCGTGTGCGCGCTCTTGCCCTTCACATCGTTGACCTTGAAGTAGATTGCAGTGTAAGCCCCCGACATGCTTAGCGCACCTGTAAGGTCGCTAAGGTTTGCCTTCACCTTGCGCCCAAGCAGATTGGCTTCATCGGAGCTTACCAGCTGGCCTATCTCCTTGCTGTTGAATATTTCAGGCGCAATTACCGTGTACCAGGACTTTGTTTTCCAGGTGTCGATTACCTTGCCCTTTGATTTTTTTGCCTGTTGCTGCACTTCCGCCATCAAAAATCACCTGTGGGATAATAGTCGTTTACTTTACAAGCAATGCGGCCTTTTCAGGCTCGTATATCCATCCATCCGGCAGCTTGCCGCTGTTG
This portion of the Candidatus Parvarchaeota archaeon genome encodes:
- a CDS encoding 30S ribosomal protein S3ae, with amino-acid sequence MAEVQQQAKKSKGKVIDTWKTKSWYTVIAPEIFNSKEIGQLVSSDEANLLGRKVKANLSDLTGALSMSGAYTAIYFKVNDVKGKSAHTEYVGHELAPAYIRTLARRRRSVINNVADVATKDGRKIRVKSTVVTAVRVSDRAKSSLRAMIQEEVKSYAANADFNQFVQDILFGKLSQKIYSRIKKVSPIKKIEIHKTQTIQAKKKD
- a CDS encoding DUF350 domain-containing protein — protein: MGGITEISTGVVLGILQLVIGLVISMASIYLGLKTFDKITKRTDEMKELKKGNVAVGILLGAVILSIANVVQSGIWSLTGSITPGMTTVALLLAFGIGIVNLVIGVVVAIIAIYLAIIILDKITKEIDEWKEINNGNVAVAILMASVLFSVSFVVQAGVAGIAKTLDAKAIAALFGF
- a CDS encoding 30S ribosomal protein S6e; this translates as MKIVISEKSGKSYQAELAKDKEPQLYGKKIGDEIEGGIIGAAGYTLEITGGSDISGFPMRNDVSGGRRARIVLTQGPGFRPSHKGQRSRKTVHGNTVDSQIVQINTKVKAAGATPLETTFPKAEKKEEKKEKK
- a CDS encoding nascent polypeptide-associated complex protein, which translates into the protein MMGFDPKSVKKMMQQMGIENKEIAAKKVLIECEGENIIITNPQVTQIVMQGQTSYQIAGTVLREASISQQDLQLVMEQTGASEKQAREALLESGGDMAQAILKLKKD
- a CDS encoding translation initiation factor IF-2 subunit gamma — protein: MLGHVDHGKTSLTRMLTGKWTDTHSEELKRGITIKIGYADASFYKCLKCKPAVFSAKEECPSCKSKSKLLRRVSFLDAPGHETLMTTAISASSIIDGAILVIAANEHCPQPQTAEHMSVIEILGIKNIVIIQNKVDLVSKEKAMENYKQIKNFTKGTVAQNAPVIPISANNNVNLDSVIEAIEEYVKTPKRSQAAKPLMYVTRSFDINKPGSSIESIKGGVIGGSLIQGSLKVGDTIELRPGITKKLKDSESVEPVILSVSELHCSEESVQSVGPGGLIGIGTTLDPSITKSDTLVGNLVGHPGSLPDVKSEIEVEPSLLKRTEFENVPFKPNDPVVLSVGTATTIGLVLKTKANRLYLKLKRPICASPKSKLALSRRIGQRWRLCGYGILV
- the pdxS gene encoding pyridoxal 5'-phosphate synthase lyase subunit PdxS, coding for MVSKGTIRIKTGLAEMLKGGVIMDVVNVEHSKIAQDAGAVSVMALERVPADIRAHGGVARMSDPSMILAIKKAVTIPVMAKCRIGHFVEAQILEQLGIDFIDESEVLTPADSQFHVDKWAFKVPFVCGCRNLGEALRRINEGAAMIRTKGEAGTGNIVEAIRHIRAVKNEIEILKGQSEKELARSANQMRVPVELVSKTKELGRLPVVNFAAGGIATPADAALCMQLGCDGVFVGSGIFKSNNPPKLARAIVDAVAHYNDKKRLLEASKDLGEPMRGLEISSIPEGQLLAKRGV
- the pdxT gene encoding pyridoxal 5'-phosphate synthase glutaminase subunit PdxT, with protein sequence MASRRLFNVILSLSSMQKIRKTGGFASKSSLKLGVLALQGDVKEHLDACRNAAKGLGVELELVEARAEKDLGGLDGLIIPGGESTVFWKLLERENMLDAVCGVPNIFGTCAGLILLSKKIEGSAAGQKSLGLLDISVKRNAYGPQGESFEADVACNITDITKDCKGKVHKVAFIRAPQITWVGAEVIALARLDKRVVGVYSEKTEGLSKRFFMGLAFHPEITGTTYFHGLFMEKMLENRGM